AGGCGGGTCGAATCGACCCGGCTCATCTGTCCCGCGCCGATGCCGAGGGTGCCCTCGTGGTCGCCGAGCACGATGGCGTTGCTCTTGACGTGCTTGCAGACGCGCCAGTTCAGCGACAGGGCGTCGCGCCGGTGCTCATCCGGCGCGGGCCCGGCGACGTGTCGCCACTCCCGCAGTTCCGGGAAGCCCTCGTCCTCCTCCTGATGGAGCTGCACCTGTCCGAAGGCACGCCCCTGGCCACGCGTCGCCGCCGTGAAGATATCGAGATCGCAGGTGAGCACGCGCAGGTTCTTCTTCTTCTGCAGGGCGGCCAATGCGCCGGAGGTGAAGGATGGCGCCAGCACGACCTCGCAGAAACGCCTGCGCAGGATCTCCGCCGCATCGTCGTCGACTTCGCTGGTGAAGGCGAAGACGCCGCCGAAGGCGGATTCGGGATCGCAACGCAGGGCGCGCTGCAGGGCGAGGGCCGGCGAGGGACCGGCACCCACGCCGCAGGGATTGGTGTGCTTGACGGCGGCGCAGCAGACGCCCTCGAGATCGCCGATCAGCTTGGCCGCCGCGATCACGTCGACCAGGTTGTTGTAGGAGAGCGTCTTGCCGTTGCACTGGCGCATGCCGAGACCCGCGAGCGGATCGTCGGGATCGTCGCCAGGGAGGAAGAGTTCCGCCTGCTGGTGGGGATTCTCGCCGTAGCGCAGCTGCACGCCCAGGTGGCCTTCGTGGATGTCGCCGGCGAAGTAGTCGGCGATCTGGGCGTCGTAGTCCGTGACCAGGGCGAAGGTTTCCGCGGCCATGCGGCGCCGGAATTCCGCGTCGGGGAAACCGTCGCCGGCGCGGCAGGCGAGGATGAACGCCTCGTAGTCCGCAGGATCGCAGAGCGCGCAGACCCGGGCGTGGTTCTTGGCGGCGGCGCGCAGCAGAGACGGTCCGCCGATGTCGATCTTCTCGATGACGTCCACGTGGTCCGCGCCCGAGGCCACCGCCGACGCGAAGTCGTAGAGGTTGCACACCACCACGTCGATGGGTGCGACACCCGATTCGGCCACAGCTGCGAAGTCCGACTCGGAGGCACCCAGGATGCCGCCGAAGATCCTGGGGTGCAGCGTCTTGACCCTCCCGCCGAAGATCTCCGGAAAGCCGGTCACGTCGCTGACACCGGTCACGGGGAAACCGTGGTCGCGCAGGTAGGCTGCGGTCCCACCACTGGCAAGGAATTCGTAGCCGAGCGCCTGGAGGGCAACGGCCAGGTCCGAGAGGCCGGTCTTGTCCGTCACGCTGAAAAGAACGCGCCGCGGGCGCTTCATTTCAGGATCGCGTGCCATCTGCGGGCCTCCGCGGCGAAGAGGATGTCGAGCACTTCCAGGTAGCGCCGGGAGGTACGCTCGAGGATCTCTTCCGGCAGCACGGGCGGCGGGGCTTCCCGGTTCCAGTCGAGGGTGTCCAGGTGGTTGCGCAGGATCTGCTTGTCCCAGCTCGACGGTTCCTCCCCCGGCACGTGCTCGCTGGCGGGCCAGAAGCGGCTGGAGTCCGGCGTGAGCACCTCGTCGATGAGCGTGACCTGTCCGTCGATGGTGCCGAATTCGAACTTGGTGTCGGCGATCAGCACGCCGCCAGCCTTGCCGTAGGCGGCGGCGCGCGTGTAGAGATCCAGGGTCAGGGACGCGAGCTCGGCCGTCGGCTCGGCGCCGATCAGCGCGCTCATGCGGTCCAGGACGATGTTCTCGTCGTGACCGGTCGCGGCCTTGGTCGATGGCGTGAACAGGGGTCGGGGCAGCTGTTGCGACTTGAGGAGGCCCGCCGGCAGCGCGTGGCCGCAGATCGTACCGTCGCGCTGGTAGGAGCGCCAGCCCGAGCCGGTGATGTAGCCCCGGGCGATGCACTCCACCGGGAAGGGCTCCGCCTTGCGGACCAGCATCGCGCGCCCGGCCAGTTCCGCCCGCAGTTCGCGAAAGGGCGCCGGAAACAGATCCGCCTCCGCCGTGACCAGGTGATTGGGAATCTCGTTGAAGTAATCCAGCCAAGCCAATGTCATCACGGTAAGTACGCAACCCCGGCCGGGGATGCCCTGGTTCATCACGACATCGTAGGCCGAGATGCGGTCGGTCGCGACGATCAACAACTCGTCGCCGAGATCGAATATCTCGCGGACCTTGCCCGTGCGGTCCGGCTGCAAGCCGAGATCGACCGTGCTGCGCAACGACTGCATCTTTCTCCCTCGTTGCTGGCGTAGGATTCTAACCGGGGTCGTGAATCGGGCGAGACGCGGGCATGTTACGTGCCTGTTCCCCGGGTGTCAAGGCGAGGGGGTCGGCGATCGACGCCGGTCCGTATGCGCGGCGGTCC
The window above is part of the bacterium genome. Proteins encoded here:
- the purH gene encoding bifunctional phosphoribosylaminoimidazolecarboxamide formyltransferase/IMP cyclohydrolase, encoding MARDPEMKRPRRVLFSVTDKTGLSDLAVALQALGYEFLASGGTAAYLRDHGFPVTGVSDVTGFPEIFGGRVKTLHPRIFGGILGASESDFAAVAESGVAPIDVVVCNLYDFASAVASGADHVDVIEKIDIGGPSLLRAAAKNHARVCALCDPADYEAFILACRAGDGFPDAEFRRRMAAETFALVTDYDAQIADYFAGDIHEGHLGVQLRYGENPHQQAELFLPGDDPDDPLAGLGMRQCNGKTLSYNNLVDVIAAAKLIGDLEGVCCAAVKHTNPCGVGAGPSPALALQRALRCDPESAFGGVFAFTSEVDDDAAEILRRRFCEVVLAPSFTSGALAALQKKKNLRVLTCDLDIFTAATRGQGRAFGQVQLHQEEDEGFPELREWRHVAGPAPDEHRRDALSLNWRVCKHVKSNAIVLGDHEGTLGIGAGQMSRVDSTRLAIRKAGDQELELRGCVCASDAFFPFADSIEHLHAAGVAGVIAPGGSIRDEEVIAAAERLGVTLIHTNRRHFRH
- a CDS encoding phosphoribosylaminoimidazolesuccinocarboxamide synthase, which produces MQSLRSTVDLGLQPDRTGKVREIFDLGDELLIVATDRISAYDVVMNQGIPGRGCVLTVMTLAWLDYFNEIPNHLVTAEADLFPAPFRELRAELAGRAMLVRKAEPFPVECIARGYITGSGWRSYQRDGTICGHALPAGLLKSQQLPRPLFTPSTKAATGHDENIVLDRMSALIGAEPTAELASLTLDLYTRAAAYGKAGGVLIADTKFEFGTIDGQVTLIDEVLTPDSSRFWPASEHVPGEEPSSWDKQILRNHLDTLDWNREAPPPVLPEEILERTSRRYLEVLDILFAAEARRWHAILK